A single window of Mycobacterium sp. ITM-2016-00318 DNA harbors:
- a CDS encoding MoxR family ATPase, which produces MSVPARPAPLFADIDDVAKKLAETGYLPDTATATAVFLADRLGKPLLVEGPAGVGKTELARAVAQCTGSELVRLQCYEGVDEARALYEWNHAKQILRIQAGHGDWDQTKTDVFSEEFLLTRPLLTAIRRTEPTVLLIDETDKADIEIEGLLLEVLSDFAVTVPELGTIKAERAPFVLLTSNATRELSEALKRRCLFLHIDFPDPDLERRILLSRVPELPGHLAEELVRIIGVLRGMQLKKVPSVAETIDWGRTILALGMDTIDDELIAATLGVVLKHQSDQTKASGELRLN; this is translated from the coding sequence GTGAGCGTCCCCGCACGCCCGGCGCCGCTTTTCGCCGACATCGACGATGTCGCGAAGAAGCTCGCCGAGACCGGATACCTGCCCGACACCGCAACGGCGACTGCGGTTTTCCTCGCCGACCGGCTCGGCAAGCCGTTGCTGGTCGAGGGGCCTGCGGGCGTAGGCAAGACGGAGTTGGCGCGCGCGGTCGCGCAATGCACGGGTTCGGAGTTGGTGCGCCTGCAATGCTACGAGGGCGTCGACGAGGCCCGCGCGCTCTACGAGTGGAACCACGCCAAACAGATCCTGCGAATTCAGGCGGGCCACGGTGACTGGGATCAGACGAAGACCGACGTGTTCTCCGAGGAGTTCCTGCTGACGCGGCCGCTGCTGACCGCGATCCGCCGCACCGAGCCCACCGTCCTGCTGATCGATGAGACGGATAAAGCCGACATCGAGATCGAGGGCCTGCTGCTCGAGGTACTGTCCGACTTCGCGGTCACCGTGCCCGAACTCGGCACGATCAAGGCCGAGCGGGCACCGTTCGTACTGCTGACATCGAACGCCACGCGCGAGCTGTCCGAGGCGCTCAAACGTCGCTGCCTGTTCCTGCACATCGACTTCCCCGACCCGGACCTCGAACGTCGTATCCTGCTGTCGCGCGTACCCGAGCTGCCAGGACACCTCGCCGAGGAATTGGTGCGCATCATCGGGGTGCTGCGCGGCATGCAGCTCAAGAAGGTGCCGTCGGTAGCCGAGACCATCGACTGGGGACGCACGATCCTTGCGCTGGGCATGGACACCATCGACGACGAGCTGATCGCCGCCACCCTTGGCGTGGTGCTCAAGCACCAGTCCGACCAGACCAAGGCAAGCGGCGAGCTCCGCCTCAACTAG
- a CDS encoding glutamate-5-semialdehyde dehydrogenase translates to MSLQAPSTPGLRQQVHDAARRARVAARELATLSTAAKNSALHAAADNVLREASTVLEANKEDLAVAKAAGTRDAMLDRLALNLQRIDGIAAGLRQVAGLPDPIGEVLRGQTLPNGLQLRQQRVPIGVIGMVYEGRPNVTVDAFGLTLKAGSAALLRGSSSAARSNQALVTALRDALQIENLNPDAVQLLPSEDRASVTHLIQARGLVDLVIPRGGAGLIDAVVRDAQVPTIETGVGNCHVYVHETADLDAAERILLNAKTRRPSVCNAAESVLVDSAIADRAVPRLTKALQDAGVTVHADPSEEELRAEFLSMDISLAVVDGIDAAIDHINTYGSGHTEAIVATDLAAAQRFTERVDAAAVMVNASTAFTDGEQFGFGAEIGISTQKLHARGPMGLPELTSTKWIVWGNGQTRPA, encoded by the coding sequence ATGAGTTTGCAAGCGCCGTCTACGCCGGGCTTGCGCCAGCAGGTGCACGACGCGGCGCGACGGGCAAGGGTGGCCGCCCGCGAGTTGGCGACGTTGAGCACCGCTGCCAAGAACTCGGCTCTGCACGCCGCGGCGGACAACGTACTGCGCGAAGCCTCCACCGTGCTCGAAGCGAACAAAGAAGATTTGGCCGTCGCCAAGGCCGCGGGCACACGGGACGCGATGCTGGACCGCCTCGCACTCAACCTCCAGCGGATCGACGGCATCGCCGCCGGACTTCGTCAGGTCGCGGGGCTGCCCGACCCGATCGGCGAGGTGTTGCGCGGGCAGACACTGCCCAACGGCCTGCAGCTGCGTCAGCAGCGGGTCCCCATCGGAGTGATCGGAATGGTCTACGAGGGCAGGCCGAACGTCACGGTCGACGCATTCGGGCTGACGCTGAAGGCAGGCAGCGCGGCGTTACTGCGCGGCAGCTCGTCGGCGGCGCGGTCGAATCAGGCGCTCGTCACCGCGCTTCGCGATGCGCTGCAGATCGAGAACCTCAATCCCGACGCGGTGCAACTGCTGCCGAGCGAGGACCGGGCCAGCGTCACCCACCTGATCCAGGCCCGCGGTCTCGTCGATCTGGTGATCCCGCGCGGGGGAGCGGGACTGATCGACGCGGTGGTTCGCGACGCTCAGGTGCCCACCATCGAGACCGGCGTCGGCAATTGCCATGTGTACGTGCATGAGACGGCCGACCTCGACGCGGCCGAGCGCATTCTCCTCAACGCAAAGACACGACGGCCCAGCGTATGCAACGCGGCCGAATCGGTGCTGGTGGACAGCGCCATCGCCGATCGCGCGGTGCCGCGGCTGACCAAAGCCCTGCAGGACGCGGGCGTGACGGTGCACGCCGATCCGTCCGAGGAGGAGCTGCGCGCAGAGTTCCTCTCCATGGACATCTCGCTGGCGGTGGTCGACGGTATCGATGCCGCGATCGACCACATCAACACCTACGGCAGTGGACACACCGAGGCGATCGTGGCGACGGATCTGGCTGCCGCGCAGCGGTTCACCGAGCGCGTCGACGCCGCAGCGGTGATGGTGAACGCATCGACGGCGTTCACCGACGGCGAGCAGTTCGGCTTCGGCGCCGAGATCGGCATCTCCACCCAGAAACTGCATGCCCGGGGACCCATGGGCTTACCCGAATTGACCTCGACCAAGTGGATTGTGTGGGGAAACGGCCAGACCCGCCCTGCCTGA
- a CDS encoding ribokinase, with translation MAARVCVVGSVNMDHVFTVATLPHPGETVMASSVRLLPGGKGGNQAIAAARAGAGVQLVAALGDDPTGDQLHAHLSTNGVGLDGVSRVPGPSGSAIIAVDSSGENTIVVAPGANARLTVQSSKARAVISAGDVLLLQLEIPVTTAVDAARLARDSGAVVIVNASPSGAAPHDLLSLAQLADVVVVNEAEAREWHWPVKHLVITRGRRGASYLGQDERFDVPAPAVKAVDTTGAGDVFAGVLAAEWPSGHEQAVRRACAAGALATTVPGAGDCAPFAEAIDGAVASR, from the coding sequence ATGGCGGCGCGGGTATGCGTGGTGGGCAGCGTCAACATGGACCATGTCTTCACCGTCGCGACGCTGCCGCACCCCGGCGAGACGGTCATGGCGTCCTCGGTTCGCCTGCTGCCCGGCGGCAAGGGCGGCAATCAGGCGATCGCGGCAGCCCGCGCAGGCGCGGGCGTGCAACTGGTCGCTGCCCTCGGCGACGACCCGACGGGCGACCAACTGCACGCCCATCTCTCGACCAACGGCGTCGGCCTGGACGGCGTGAGCAGGGTTCCCGGTCCGAGCGGGTCGGCGATAATCGCGGTCGACTCTTCGGGAGAGAACACCATCGTCGTCGCCCCGGGGGCCAATGCGCGCCTGACGGTCCAGTCCAGCAAGGCTCGCGCCGTCATCTCCGCGGGCGATGTGCTGCTGTTGCAACTGGAGATTCCGGTCACCACCGCGGTTGACGCGGCGCGGCTGGCGCGGGACTCGGGTGCGGTCGTGATCGTCAACGCGTCACCCTCTGGCGCGGCGCCGCATGACCTGCTCAGCCTCGCCCAGCTTGCCGACGTCGTGGTCGTCAACGAAGCGGAGGCCCGTGAATGGCATTGGCCGGTAAAGCATCTGGTGATCACTCGCGGCAGGCGCGGCGCGAGCTACCTCGGCCAGGACGAGCGGTTCGACGTGCCCGCGCCTGCGGTGAAGGCAGTCGACACGACGGGAGCGGGCGACGTGTTCGCCGGCGTGCTGGCGGCCGAATGGCCCTCGGGCCACGAACAGGCGGTGCGGCGCGCCTGCGCCGCCGGAGCGCTGGCGACGACGGTGCCCGGCGCAGGCGACTGCGCGCCGTTTGCCGAGGCGATTGACGGGGCGGTCGCCAGCAGGTAG
- a CDS encoding enoyl-CoA hydratase/isomerase family protein produces MSTPETGPRPPDGDWLGTRFLRFRREGAFAVCTLDRPEARNAMTPAMYFGIKYAVGHVEAAPDLAGLLITGSGDVFAPGGDLGGAGDDNWLTFGAALGMDVTPFEKLRQSTKPVVSAVNGLCQGGGLQIALCSDMAVVSDRATFRVPELFRGIADTYYSQMLARLIGPVRTRDLMFTGRTLTAAEAEDWGMVSRVVPHEELMEAARDVLAQCCRTAPAARRVVKSSLDNYMGLFDRIGMQASYSGEEAIEGFRSFKERRSPNWVHPELRVDGRI; encoded by the coding sequence ATGTCGACACCTGAAACCGGCCCCCGCCCACCCGACGGCGATTGGCTGGGCACGCGTTTCCTGCGCTTCCGCCGCGAGGGTGCGTTCGCCGTCTGCACACTGGACCGGCCCGAGGCGCGCAACGCGATGACCCCGGCCATGTACTTCGGCATCAAATATGCCGTCGGGCACGTCGAGGCCGCTCCCGACCTGGCGGGCCTGCTGATCACCGGCAGCGGCGACGTCTTCGCCCCGGGCGGCGACCTGGGCGGAGCCGGTGACGACAACTGGTTGACGTTCGGCGCCGCGCTCGGCATGGATGTCACGCCGTTCGAGAAGTTGCGCCAGTCGACGAAACCTGTGGTGTCCGCGGTCAACGGGCTATGCCAGGGCGGCGGTCTGCAGATCGCACTCTGCAGCGACATGGCCGTGGTCAGCGACCGGGCCACCTTCCGGGTGCCCGAGCTCTTCCGCGGCATCGCCGACACCTACTACAGCCAGATGCTGGCGCGCCTGATTGGACCGGTCCGCACCCGCGACCTGATGTTCACGGGCCGCACGCTGACCGCCGCCGAGGCCGAGGACTGGGGCATGGTGTCGCGGGTGGTGCCGCACGAGGAGTTGATGGAGGCGGCCCGCGACGTACTCGCCCAGTGCTGCCGGACCGCGCCCGCCGCCAGGAGGGTGGTGAAATCCAGCCTGGACAACTACATGGGGTTGTTCGACCGCATCGGGATGCAGGCGAGCTACAGCGGCGAGGAGGCGATCGAGGGCTTCCGGTCGTTCAAGGAACGGCGCTCGCCGAACTGGGTACACCCCGAGCTACGGGTAGACGGCCGCATCTAG
- a CDS encoding helix-turn-helix transcriptional regulator: MQTVTHSDALSRFGCAISDPTRAGILLMLRDAPGYPSELADKIGVSRQILSNHLACLRGCGLVVAEPEGRRSRYRLADERIGHALGDLIGLVLTVDPACCPAAEAAACC; this comes from the coding sequence ATGCAGACGGTCACCCACAGCGACGCCTTGTCCCGCTTCGGATGCGCGATATCGGACCCGACCCGCGCCGGAATCCTGTTGATGCTGCGCGACGCACCCGGCTACCCCTCCGAGTTGGCCGACAAGATCGGCGTGAGCAGGCAGATCCTGTCCAACCATCTGGCGTGTCTGCGCGGCTGCGGACTCGTGGTCGCCGAACCCGAAGGCCGTCGAAGCCGGTACCGGCTGGCCGATGAGCGCATCGGGCATGCGCTCGGCGATCTGATCGGCCTGGTGCTCACCGTCGACCCGGCGTGCTGCCCCGCGGCCGAAGCCGCCGCCTGCTGCTGA
- a CDS encoding cation transporter, translating into MNAPVRPRGDVLARRIRLLVAATIAYNIVEAVIALAEGSRVSSSALVGFGLDSVIEVSSAAAVAWQFSAKDPETREKTALRFIAFSFFALAAYVAVDAVLSLTGHGEPQPSAIGIALATASLIVMPVLSLAQRRAGRELGSVSAVADSKQTLLCTYLSAALLAGLLLNAVAGWSWADPVAALVIAAIAVREGRNAWRGDPCC; encoded by the coding sequence ATGAACGCGCCTGTCCGGCCTCGGGGCGACGTGCTGGCCCGCAGGATCCGACTTCTGGTCGCGGCGACCATCGCCTACAACATCGTCGAGGCGGTCATCGCCCTGGCCGAGGGCAGCCGGGTGTCGTCGTCGGCGCTGGTCGGTTTCGGTCTCGATTCGGTGATCGAGGTGTCGTCGGCGGCGGCAGTGGCATGGCAGTTCTCTGCAAAGGATCCCGAAACGCGGGAGAAGACCGCGCTGCGGTTCATCGCGTTTTCGTTCTTCGCGCTCGCCGCCTACGTCGCGGTCGACGCGGTGCTGTCGCTGACGGGCCACGGCGAACCGCAACCGTCCGCGATCGGCATCGCCCTCGCGACGGCGAGCCTCATCGTCATGCCGGTGTTGTCGTTGGCTCAGCGGCGGGCCGGCCGAGAATTGGGATCCGTTTCGGCGGTGGCGGATTCGAAGCAGACGCTGCTGTGCACATACTTGTCGGCGGCACTGCTGGCCGGGCTCCTGCTCAATGCCGTGGCCGGTTGGTCCTGGGCCGATCCGGTCGCCGCCTTGGTGATCGCGGCGATCGCGGTCCGGGAGGGCCGCAATGCCTGGCGGGGAGACCCGTGCTGCTAG
- a CDS encoding NAD(+) synthase, translated as MDFYSAYGQGFVRVAACTIHTAIGEPETNAESVLELARQCHEDGVGLAVFPELTLSGYSIEDILLQDALLDAVEHALLDVVAASADLLPVLVIGAPMRHQHRIYNTAVVIHRGQVLGVVPKSYLPTYREFYERRQMAAGDDIRGVIRMGRGTAVAEVPFGPDLLFAATGLPGLVLHVEICEDMFVPIPPSATAALAGATVLANLSGSPITIGRAEDRCLLVRSASSRCLAAYVYAAAGEGESTTDLAWDGQTMIYENGVQLAMSERFPKGPRRSIADVDLELLRSERIRMGTFDDNRAHHDIDANSFRRIEFELDPPSGDIGLLREVERFPFVPSDPTRLEQDCYEAYNIQVAGLEQRLRALEYPKVVIGVSGGLDSTHALIVAARAMDREQRPRSDILAFTLPGFATGDRTKSNAIRLAEALGVTFEEIDIKATAELMLGEMGHPFGRGEKVYDVTFENVQAGLRTDYLFRIANQRGGIVLGTGDLSELALGWSTYGVGDQMSHYNVNGGVPKTLIQHLIRWVVSSKQFDDRVNEVLTSVLDTEISPELVPQGEDEEIQSSEAKIGPYVLQDFSLFQMLRFGFRPSKVAFLAWHAWSDPDRGDWPMGYPEDKRPTFSLKEIRHWLQVFVQRYYSFAQFKRSAVPNGPKVSHGGSLSPRGDWRAPSDMSAKTWLDEIEREVPED; from the coding sequence ATGGACTTCTACTCCGCCTATGGCCAGGGCTTTGTCCGCGTCGCGGCATGCACGATCCACACCGCGATCGGGGAGCCAGAGACCAACGCCGAGTCCGTCCTGGAGTTGGCGCGGCAGTGTCATGAGGACGGTGTCGGCCTGGCGGTCTTCCCCGAGTTGACGCTGTCGGGCTATTCCATCGAGGACATCCTGCTGCAGGATGCGCTGCTCGACGCCGTGGAACACGCGCTGCTCGACGTCGTCGCGGCATCAGCCGATCTGCTGCCCGTGCTCGTCATCGGCGCGCCGATGCGTCATCAGCACCGCATCTACAACACGGCGGTCGTCATCCACCGCGGGCAGGTGCTCGGAGTGGTGCCGAAGTCGTATCTGCCGACCTACCGGGAGTTCTACGAGCGCCGTCAGATGGCCGCGGGCGACGACATCCGCGGCGTCATCCGGATGGGCAGGGGAACCGCCGTCGCCGAGGTGCCGTTCGGCCCTGACCTGTTGTTCGCCGCCACCGGTCTGCCCGGCTTAGTCCTTCACGTCGAGATCTGCGAGGACATGTTCGTGCCCATACCGCCGAGCGCGACCGCGGCGCTCGCGGGCGCGACCGTGCTCGCCAACCTTTCCGGCAGCCCGATCACGATCGGGCGCGCAGAGGACCGCTGTCTGCTCGTCCGCTCGGCGTCGTCGCGCTGCCTGGCGGCATACGTGTACGCCGCTGCGGGCGAAGGGGAGTCGACGACCGACCTCGCTTGGGACGGCCAGACGATGATCTACGAGAACGGTGTGCAGCTGGCCATGTCGGAGCGGTTCCCGAAGGGCCCGCGGCGTTCGATCGCCGACGTCGATCTCGAGCTGCTGCGCTCCGAGCGGATCCGGATGGGCACGTTCGACGACAACCGCGCGCATCATGACATCGACGCTAATTCGTTCCGGCGCATCGAGTTCGAGCTCGATCCGCCTTCGGGTGACATCGGGTTGCTCCGCGAAGTGGAGCGTTTTCCGTTCGTCCCGTCGGATCCCACACGGCTGGAACAGGACTGCTACGAGGCCTACAACATTCAGGTGGCGGGGTTGGAGCAGCGGCTGCGCGCCCTCGAGTACCCCAAGGTGGTGATCGGTGTCTCGGGCGGCCTGGATTCCACGCATGCACTGATCGTCGCGGCGCGCGCGATGGACCGGGAACAGCGGCCGCGCAGCGATATTCTCGCGTTCACGCTTCCCGGCTTCGCCACCGGCGATCGCACGAAGAGCAACGCGATCCGGCTCGCCGAGGCGCTGGGGGTGACGTTCGAGGAGATCGACATCAAGGCGACCGCGGAGCTGATGCTGGGCGAAATGGGCCATCCGTTCGGCCGCGGCGAGAAGGTCTACGACGTCACCTTCGAGAACGTGCAGGCCGGGCTGCGCACCGACTACCTCTTCCGGATCGCCAACCAGCGCGGCGGCATCGTGCTGGGCACCGGCGATCTCTCCGAGCTCGCGCTCGGTTGGTCGACGTACGGAGTCGGCGACCAGATGTCGCACTACAACGTCAACGGCGGGGTGCCGAAGACGTTGATCCAGCACTTGATTCGCTGGGTTGTCTCGTCGAAACAGTTCGACGACCGGGTGAACGAGGTATTGACCTCGGTGCTGGACACCGAGATCAGCCCCGAGCTGGTGCCGCAGGGTGAGGACGAGGAGATCCAGAGCAGCGAAGCCAAGATCGGCCCCTATGTCCTGCAGGACTTCTCGCTGTTCCAGATGCTGCGCTTCGGCTTCCGCCCGTCGAAGGTGGCGTTTCTGGCCTGGCACGCGTGGAGCGATCCGGACCGCGGCGACTGGCCGATGGGATACCCCGAGGACAAGCGACCCACGTTCTCGCTCAAAGAGATTCGGCACTGGCTGCAGGTGTTCGTGCAGCGGTATTACTCGTTCGCACAGTTCAAGCGCTCGGCGGTGCCCAATGGGCCCAAGGTTTCCCACGGCGGGTCGCTGTCGCCGCGCGGCGATTGGCGGGCGCCGTCGGACATGTCGGCCAAGACGTGGCTCGACGAGATCGAGCGCGAGGTTCCCGAGGACTAG
- a CDS encoding cysteine hydrolase family protein: MTDTAVLVIDMLNSYRHEDAEKLTTSVEHIVEPLAGLVAEARKREDVDLIYVNDNYGDFAANQDDLVRQALEGDRPDLVEPIVPDPGVRFLQKVRHSAFYATSLAYLLNQLDTKRVILTGQVTEQCILYTALDAYVRHFEVVVPPDAVAHIEADLGKAALRMMEENMRAEVVSAEKCLR; the protein is encoded by the coding sequence GTGACTGACACCGCAGTACTGGTCATCGACATGCTCAACAGCTATCGGCATGAAGATGCCGAAAAGCTGACGACGAGCGTCGAGCACATCGTCGAGCCCCTGGCCGGCCTTGTCGCCGAGGCGAGGAAACGTGAGGATGTCGACCTCATCTACGTCAACGACAACTACGGCGACTTCGCTGCCAACCAGGACGACCTGGTTCGTCAAGCGCTCGAGGGCGATCGGCCCGACCTCGTCGAGCCGATCGTGCCCGACCCAGGTGTGCGGTTCCTGCAGAAGGTGCGCCACAGTGCGTTCTACGCGACGTCGCTGGCGTACCTGTTGAATCAGCTCGACACCAAACGCGTGATCCTCACCGGACAGGTCACCGAGCAGTGCATCCTCTACACCGCGCTGGACGCCTACGTGCGCCACTTCGAAGTGGTCGTCCCCCCCGACGCCGTGGCACACATCGAGGCTGACCTCGGCAAAGCCGCCCTGCGCATGATGGAGGAGAACATGCGTGCCGAGGTCGTGTCGGCGGAGAAGTGCCTACGCTGA